Proteins encoded together in one Triticum dicoccoides isolate Atlit2015 ecotype Zavitan chromosome 7B, WEW_v2.0, whole genome shotgun sequence window:
- the LOC119341304 gene encoding uncharacterized protein LOC119341304, producing the protein MESRSGRRRLRSSLQIAGAPMEVRPGRRLRSAQPQLCSPRGGGGEPDHISFLPQELLLLILTLMGCAATAARTSVLSRRWRDLWTHLRQISFNNLAPSIAAALGRVRGPPAAAAVSLLEVRIPSSIRHPGPVGATATRLLRAAVRLEPEEIVLSFPWGVEFQDRRNLVRLPCFQRTKSLMMERLLFYCPDGEFTALRTLSISYGLGGLHSLLPRCPHLLVLSLKFVNDGFGLVQNGSISLHLPLLQELFLESSIMYADAVDIVAPLLKRLTVSFGTYKLVSSFSVSAPMLEKVSWHSWYLGDGSIVRFGRWSLQKLWLHTGNTQGQLPSSLHISASASNSSWFTSNEDNFAQEIEKHLVADFSLLELRLLKAGHVFGALVFHLLGITRISRDIQRLKIVLERSRLKGKCSSNCSCQPTNWRSQTISLTALEEVEINGFEGQEHEFDLLKLILKCAPVLKKMILQRSPEASSNNSGSTKIYDICNTYSSVEFYVYESSRLMHGGLIYPLT; encoded by the exons ATGGAGTCAAGATCCGGGCGTCGTCGACTCCGTTCGTCCCTGCAGATTGCTGGTGCTCCGATGGAGGTGAGGCCGGGGCGTCGCCTGCGTTCCGCGCAGCCGCAGCTGTGTAGCCCAAGAGGCGGTGGCGGCGAGCCGGATCACATCAGCTTCCTCCCGCAGGAGCTCCTCCTCCTAATCCTCACCCTCATGGGATGCGCTGCAACCGCCGCTCGCACCAGCGTCCTCTCGCGCCGGTGGCGCGATCTCTGGACGCATCTCCGCCAAATCTCCTTCAACAACCTCGCGCCGTCGATTGCAGCGGCGCTCGGCCGTGTCCGTGGCCCCCCGGCCGCGGCCGCGGTCTCCCTCCTGGAAGTCCGCATCCCCAGCAGCATCAGACATCCCGGACCCGTCGGCGCCACGGCCACCAGGCTGCTCCGTGCCGCTGTGCGGCTGGAGCCGGAGGAGATCGTTCTCAGCTTCCCGTGGGGCGTAGAATTCCAAGACCGGCGGAACCTCGTCCGGCTGCCGTGCTTCCAGCGGACCAAATCTCTCATGATGGAAAGGCTTCTCTTCTACTGCCCCGACGGCGAGTTCACCGCGCTCCGGACGCTGTCCATCTCCTACGGCCTGGGCGGCCTCCACAGCTTGCTCCCCCGATGCCCGCACCTCCTCGTGCTCAGCCTCAAGTTTGTCAACGATGGCTTCGGACTTGTCCAGAACGGGTCGATCTCACTCCACCTGCCATTGCTGCAGGAACTTTTCCTTGAAAGCAGCATAATGTACGCAGATGCAGTCGACATCGTCGCCCCTCTGCTGAAGCGACTCACGGTGTCCTTCGGCACATACAAGCTGGTCAGCAGCTTCTCCGTCTCGGCGCCGATGCTGGAGAAGGTTTCGTGGCATTCGTGGTATTTGGGGGACGGGAGCATCGTCCGGTTTGGTCGTTGGAGCCTCCAGAAGTTGTGGCTACACACAGGAAATACACAGGGGCAGCTTCCTTCTTCGCTCCACATTAGTGCCTCTGCCTCCAAT AGCTCCTGGTTTACTTCCAATGAAGACAACTTTGCCCAGGAGATAGAGAAGCACCTGGTTGCTGATTTCTCTCTTTTGGAGCTACGTCTCCTCAAAGCCGGACATGTTTTTGGAGCACTGGTGTTTCATCTCCTTGGGATCACCCGTATTTCTAGAGATATACAGAGGCTTAAGATCGTCCTAGAGAGATCGCGG CTGAAAGGAAAATGCTCGTCAAACTGTTCATGTCAACCCACAAACTGGAGATCTCAAACAATCTCCTTAACTGCTCTTGAAGAAGTGGAAATCAATGGCTTCGAAGGACAGGAACATGAGTTTGATTTATTGAAATTAATACTCAAATGTGCACCAGTGCTTAAAAAGATGATACTGCAACGTTCACCGGAGGCCTCATCTAATAATAGTGGAAGCACTAAAATATATGACATCTGCAACACCTATTCTTCAGTGGAATTCTATGTTTATGAGAGCTCGA GGCTAATGCATGGCGGCCTAATTTATCCATTGACATGA